Proteins from one Bactrocera neohumeralis isolate Rockhampton chromosome 3, APGP_CSIRO_Bneo_wtdbg2-racon-allhic-juicebox.fasta_v2, whole genome shotgun sequence genomic window:
- the LOC126752406 gene encoding dnaJ homolog subfamily C member 7 isoform X3, producing MRPTFEAALAKMIYIAEEKKKLGNDQYKAQNYHAALKLYSDAIQLCPDFAAYYGNRSACYMMLSNYINALSDARQAVRLDPKFDKAYARIAKCCLIMGDMIGSEQAIKKVLELDSQSNAVKVEQQGMQQLRQLEKTIQTNYDSKAYRNVVYYLDSALAIAPACLRYRLLKAECLAFLGRCDEAVDIAVSVMKLDTTSADAIYVRGLCLYYTDNLEKGILHFERALQLDPDHKKAKEMRNKSKALKDMKENGNTLFKSGRFREAQTIYTEALKIDEFNKDINSKLLYNRALVNSKIGSLRDAIADCTRVLEINSQYLKALLLRARCYNDLEKFDECVNDYEAALQLQKTPEIKKLLRDAKLALKKSKRKDYYKILGISRNATEDEIKKAYRKKALIHHPDRHANSSAEERKEEELKFKEIGEAYAILSDQRKKMRYDSGQDIEEQEQDFDPNQMFRHFFQFSSGTGPGASFGFEF from the exons ATGAGGCCCACTTTCGAAGCGGCTTTGGCAAAAATGATATA TATTGCtgaggagaaaaaaaaattaggtaaTGACCAATATAAAGCACAAAATTACCATGCTGCGTTAAAGCTGTACTCTGATGCCATTCAATTGTGTCCTGACTTTGCTGCTTACTATGGCAATCGCTCCGCCTGTTACATGATGCTTTCCAACTATATAAATGCCTTAAGCGATGCTCGGCAAGCAGTTCGACTAGATCCGAAGTTCGACAAAGCATACGCACGCATTGCTAAATGCTGTTTAATAATGGGGGATATGATCGGTAGCGAGCAAGCTATTAAAAAGGTGCTCGAATTGGACTCACAAAGCAATGCTGTCAAAGTAGAACAACAGGGAATGCAGCAGTTGCGTCAACTGGAGAAAACGATACAAACAAACTACGATTCTAAGGCATACCGCAATGTAGTGTACTATTTAGACAGTGCGTTGGCTATTGCTCCAGCTTGCCTTAG ATATCGCCTGCTCAAAGCTGAATGCCTTGCATTTCTTGGTCGCTGTGATGAGGCAGTTGACATTGCCGTAAGTGTTATGAAGTTAGATACTACTTCTGCGGATGCCATATATGTTCGCGGCTTGTGTCTTTACTACACCGACAATCTTGAAAAAGGTATATTGCATTTTGAACGTGCACTTCAGCTTGATCCTGATCATAAAAAGGCTAAAGAGATGCGAAACAAAAGTAAAGCATTGAAAGATATGAAGGAAAATGGCAACACTCTTTTTAAGTCCGGCCGTTTTCGAGAAGCCCAAACTATATATACAGAGGCCCTAAAAATTGACGAGTTTAATAAAGATATAAATTCAAAACTATTGTACAATCGAGCTTTGGTAAACTCGAAAATTGGCTCTTTGCGTGATGCTATCGCCGACTGTACACGTGTTTTGGAAATAAATTCTCAGTATCTGAAAGCTTTGCTCCTTCGTGCGCGTTGTTACAATGATCTAGAGAAATTTGATGAGTGTGTGAATGACTATGAGGCGGCATTGCAGTTGCAGAAGACTCCcgagattaaaaaattattgcgaGATGCGAAACTTGCCTTAAAAAAGTCTAAGCGTAAAGATTACTACAAAATTCTTGGTATATCACGCAATGCGACcgaagatgaaataaaaaaagcatacCGTAAAAAAGCTTTGATTCATCACCCTGATCGCCATGCTAACAGTAGTGCAGAAGAACGCAAAGAGGAAGAgttaaaattcaaagaaatcgGTGAAGCTTATGCGATCTTGTCAGACCAACGAAAAAAGATGCGATACGACAGTGGCCAAGATATAGAGGAACAGGAACAAG attttgatCCCAATCAAATGTTTCGACATTTCTTCCAGTTTAGTAGTGGAACAGGGCCGGGAGCATCATTTGGATTTGAATTTTAA
- the LOC126752406 gene encoding dnaJ homolog subfamily C member 7 isoform X1 — MDEVIVLDSDNEQEQSSDMEVETVELDAEQIVPKDNATIAEEKKKLGNDQYKAQNYHAALKLYSDAIQLCPDFAAYYGNRSACYMMLSNYINALSDARQAVRLDPKFDKAYARIAKCCLIMGDMIGSEQAIKKVLELDSQSNAVKVEQQGMQQLRQLEKTIQTNYDSKAYRNVVYYLDSALAIAPACLRYRLLKAECLAFLGRCDEAVDIAVSVMKLDTTSADAIYVRGLCLYYTDNLEKGILHFERALQLDPDHKKAKEMRNKSKALKDMKENGNTLFKSGRFREAQTIYTEALKIDEFNKDINSKLLYNRALVNSKIGSLRDAIADCTRVLEINSQYLKALLLRARCYNDLEKFDECVNDYEAALQLQKTPEIKKLLRDAKLALKKSKRKDYYKILGISRNATEDEIKKAYRKKALIHHPDRHANSSAEERKEEELKFKEIGEAYAILSDQRKKMRYDSGQDIEEQEQDFDPNQMFRHFFQFSSGTGPGASFGFEF, encoded by the exons ATGGATGAAGTGATTGTACTAGATAGTGACAACGAACAGGAGCAATCATCGGACATGGAAGTGGAGACAGTAGAACTGGATGCAGAACAAATTGTTCCCAAGGACAATGCAAC TATTGCtgaggagaaaaaaaaattaggtaaTGACCAATATAAAGCACAAAATTACCATGCTGCGTTAAAGCTGTACTCTGATGCCATTCAATTGTGTCCTGACTTTGCTGCTTACTATGGCAATCGCTCCGCCTGTTACATGATGCTTTCCAACTATATAAATGCCTTAAGCGATGCTCGGCAAGCAGTTCGACTAGATCCGAAGTTCGACAAAGCATACGCACGCATTGCTAAATGCTGTTTAATAATGGGGGATATGATCGGTAGCGAGCAAGCTATTAAAAAGGTGCTCGAATTGGACTCACAAAGCAATGCTGTCAAAGTAGAACAACAGGGAATGCAGCAGTTGCGTCAACTGGAGAAAACGATACAAACAAACTACGATTCTAAGGCATACCGCAATGTAGTGTACTATTTAGACAGTGCGTTGGCTATTGCTCCAGCTTGCCTTAG ATATCGCCTGCTCAAAGCTGAATGCCTTGCATTTCTTGGTCGCTGTGATGAGGCAGTTGACATTGCCGTAAGTGTTATGAAGTTAGATACTACTTCTGCGGATGCCATATATGTTCGCGGCTTGTGTCTTTACTACACCGACAATCTTGAAAAAGGTATATTGCATTTTGAACGTGCACTTCAGCTTGATCCTGATCATAAAAAGGCTAAAGAGATGCGAAACAAAAGTAAAGCATTGAAAGATATGAAGGAAAATGGCAACACTCTTTTTAAGTCCGGCCGTTTTCGAGAAGCCCAAACTATATATACAGAGGCCCTAAAAATTGACGAGTTTAATAAAGATATAAATTCAAAACTATTGTACAATCGAGCTTTGGTAAACTCGAAAATTGGCTCTTTGCGTGATGCTATCGCCGACTGTACACGTGTTTTGGAAATAAATTCTCAGTATCTGAAAGCTTTGCTCCTTCGTGCGCGTTGTTACAATGATCTAGAGAAATTTGATGAGTGTGTGAATGACTATGAGGCGGCATTGCAGTTGCAGAAGACTCCcgagattaaaaaattattgcgaGATGCGAAACTTGCCTTAAAAAAGTCTAAGCGTAAAGATTACTACAAAATTCTTGGTATATCACGCAATGCGACcgaagatgaaataaaaaaagcatacCGTAAAAAAGCTTTGATTCATCACCCTGATCGCCATGCTAACAGTAGTGCAGAAGAACGCAAAGAGGAAGAgttaaaattcaaagaaatcgGTGAAGCTTATGCGATCTTGTCAGACCAACGAAAAAAGATGCGATACGACAGTGGCCAAGATATAGAGGAACAGGAACAAG attttgatCCCAATCAAATGTTTCGACATTTCTTCCAGTTTAGTAGTGGAACAGGGCCGGGAGCATCATTTGGATTTGAATTTTAA
- the LOC126752406 gene encoding dnaJ homolog subfamily C member 7 isoform X2, translating into MEVETVELDAEQIVPKDNATIAEEKKKLGNDQYKAQNYHAALKLYSDAIQLCPDFAAYYGNRSACYMMLSNYINALSDARQAVRLDPKFDKAYARIAKCCLIMGDMIGSEQAIKKVLELDSQSNAVKVEQQGMQQLRQLEKTIQTNYDSKAYRNVVYYLDSALAIAPACLRYRLLKAECLAFLGRCDEAVDIAVSVMKLDTTSADAIYVRGLCLYYTDNLEKGILHFERALQLDPDHKKAKEMRNKSKALKDMKENGNTLFKSGRFREAQTIYTEALKIDEFNKDINSKLLYNRALVNSKIGSLRDAIADCTRVLEINSQYLKALLLRARCYNDLEKFDECVNDYEAALQLQKTPEIKKLLRDAKLALKKSKRKDYYKILGISRNATEDEIKKAYRKKALIHHPDRHANSSAEERKEEELKFKEIGEAYAILSDQRKKMRYDSGQDIEEQEQDFDPNQMFRHFFQFSSGTGPGASFGFEF; encoded by the exons ATGGAAGTGGAGACAGTAGAACTGGATGCAGAACAAATTGTTCCCAAGGACAATGCAAC TATTGCtgaggagaaaaaaaaattaggtaaTGACCAATATAAAGCACAAAATTACCATGCTGCGTTAAAGCTGTACTCTGATGCCATTCAATTGTGTCCTGACTTTGCTGCTTACTATGGCAATCGCTCCGCCTGTTACATGATGCTTTCCAACTATATAAATGCCTTAAGCGATGCTCGGCAAGCAGTTCGACTAGATCCGAAGTTCGACAAAGCATACGCACGCATTGCTAAATGCTGTTTAATAATGGGGGATATGATCGGTAGCGAGCAAGCTATTAAAAAGGTGCTCGAATTGGACTCACAAAGCAATGCTGTCAAAGTAGAACAACAGGGAATGCAGCAGTTGCGTCAACTGGAGAAAACGATACAAACAAACTACGATTCTAAGGCATACCGCAATGTAGTGTACTATTTAGACAGTGCGTTGGCTATTGCTCCAGCTTGCCTTAG ATATCGCCTGCTCAAAGCTGAATGCCTTGCATTTCTTGGTCGCTGTGATGAGGCAGTTGACATTGCCGTAAGTGTTATGAAGTTAGATACTACTTCTGCGGATGCCATATATGTTCGCGGCTTGTGTCTTTACTACACCGACAATCTTGAAAAAGGTATATTGCATTTTGAACGTGCACTTCAGCTTGATCCTGATCATAAAAAGGCTAAAGAGATGCGAAACAAAAGTAAAGCATTGAAAGATATGAAGGAAAATGGCAACACTCTTTTTAAGTCCGGCCGTTTTCGAGAAGCCCAAACTATATATACAGAGGCCCTAAAAATTGACGAGTTTAATAAAGATATAAATTCAAAACTATTGTACAATCGAGCTTTGGTAAACTCGAAAATTGGCTCTTTGCGTGATGCTATCGCCGACTGTACACGTGTTTTGGAAATAAATTCTCAGTATCTGAAAGCTTTGCTCCTTCGTGCGCGTTGTTACAATGATCTAGAGAAATTTGATGAGTGTGTGAATGACTATGAGGCGGCATTGCAGTTGCAGAAGACTCCcgagattaaaaaattattgcgaGATGCGAAACTTGCCTTAAAAAAGTCTAAGCGTAAAGATTACTACAAAATTCTTGGTATATCACGCAATGCGACcgaagatgaaataaaaaaagcatacCGTAAAAAAGCTTTGATTCATCACCCTGATCGCCATGCTAACAGTAGTGCAGAAGAACGCAAAGAGGAAGAgttaaaattcaaagaaatcgGTGAAGCTTATGCGATCTTGTCAGACCAACGAAAAAAGATGCGATACGACAGTGGCCAAGATATAGAGGAACAGGAACAAG attttgatCCCAATCAAATGTTTCGACATTTCTTCCAGTTTAGTAGTGGAACAGGGCCGGGAGCATCATTTGGATTTGAATTTTAA
- the LOC126752403 gene encoding nucleolar complex protein 2 homolog yields MKPVKKDSTLISSKPLSSFKKNKPEKLLKVIKGVKGRVEKTKLALKNVDTTGKKVSKKKKQSSYKVMKTAKNVNKSSKSHKNELENLKDIDPEFYEFLKQNDKKLLNFNLFDSDESEDDNESNIATLKSQTNPTEDENNGDEETDESENDEGKYHTPNKELELASDESDYENDYEDSGSGSTEKVTLNLLRQWQIELEKENVSVEIVRKVIQAFSSALASISADERNITPTQYKVVGSAIFNGVVQLCVLHIQPAILRILGLSDRSTAPLHKTKKWAKVRGCLRYYLTDLIRLVEQVSSANILSVLLKHLHQMAGMIASYTTLGKIILKRLIVLWSTGDETIRVLAFLCILKITRNQQDSMLHHVLKAMYLSYVRNSKFVSPNTLPSINFMRRSLVEIFALDLNTSYQHAFLYIRQLAIHLRNAVILKKKDSFQAVYNWQFVNSLRLWADLLGATTNKPQLQPLIYPLVTITLGVIRLIPTAQYFPLRFHCVKVLIALAKETRIFIPILPLIIEVLRSNTFNRKHTVASMRPLQFTCILRLNKGQLSENGFRDEVIEQVNGLTLEYLAHDSASLAFSDLVVPTVLSLKSYLKACRNANYSRKIKQLLDKIQENARYINQERRKITFSLNEIAKVQSWESKVYNKGTPLTIYYESWLKTHETKKRRQAAQIDNINIDYNIPSIKRLNKDGVKIRNGNGEVELFPSESEEDEQLLIEINKDTKGIKKKGNRKSKLENRVQNQKEEPESAMPLEESEHEEMVDIVKELDIEDW; encoded by the exons atgaaacctGTTAAAAAAGATAGTACCTTAATTAGTTCTAAACCTTTATcatcttttaaaaaaaacaagccAGAAAAGTTACTAAAGGTTATAAAAGGAGTAAAAGGTAGagttgaaaaaacaaaattggctTTAAAAAATGTGGACACAACTGGTAAAAAAGtatcgaagaaaaaaaaacagtcgtccTATAAAGTAATGAAAACGgcaaaaaatgtgaataaatcTTCTAAATCTCACAAAAAcgaacttgaaaatttaaaagatatcgATCCTGAGTTCTATGaatttttgaagcaaaatgataaaaagttgttgaatttcaatttgtttgacAGTGACGAATCTGAGGATGATAATGAAAGTAACATAGCTACGCTCAAAAGCCAAACTAATCCAACGGAGGACGAAAATAATGGTGATGAAGAAACAGATGAAAGTGAAAATGATGAAGGGAAATACCATACACCTAATAAAGAATTGGAACTAGCAAGTGACGAAAGTGACTATGAGAACGATTATGAGGATTCTGGTTCTGGTAGCACAGAGAAAGTAACATTAAATCTATTGCGTCAGTGGCAAATAGAACTTGAAAAGGAAAATGTATCAGTCGAAATTGTTCGTAAAGTTATTCAGGCATTCAGTTCCGCTTTGGCAAGTATTTCTGCGGATGAAAGAAATATAACACCAACTCAATACAAAGTGGTTGGTTCAGCAATTTTCAACGGTGTTGTGCAGCTTTGCGTGTTGCACATCCAACCCGCAATTCTTCGTATATTAGGTTTGAGTGATCGTTCAACAGCTCCGCtacataaaaccaaaaaatgggcTAAGGTGCGAGGTTGTTTGCGATAttatttaactgatttaataCGATTGGTAGAACAAGTATCTAGTGCAAACATACTCTCAGTTTTATTGAAACATTTACATCAAATGGCTGGTATGATTGCCTCATACACAACACTTGGAAAAATTATTCTTAAACGATTAATTGTATTATGGTCAACTGGAGATGAAACGATTCGGGTGCTAGCGTTCCTTTGTATATTGAAGATAACTCGTAATCAACAG GATTCAATGTTGCACCATGTCTTAAAAGCTATGTATCTTTCATATGTACGTAACTCAAAATTTGTGTCGCCAAATACGCTACCCAGCATAAATTTTATGCGAAGGTCACTGGtagaaatatttgctttggatTTAAACACGTCCTACCAACATGCTTTTCTTTACATCCGACAATTGGCGATTCATTTGCGCAATGCagtcatattgaaaaaaaaggaTAGCTTTCAAGCTGTTTATAATTGGCAGTTTGTTAATTCTCTGCGTTTGTGGGCTGATTTATTGGGTGCCACAACGAATAAACCTCAATTGCAACCTCTTATTTATCCACTAGTCACTATAACATTGGGAGTGATTCGTCTTATACCGACTGCGCAATACTTCCCATTACGTTTCCATTGCGTAAAGGTGCTAATAGCTTTGGCCAAAGAAACACGGATATTCATCCCCATTCTTCCATTAATAATTGAAGTTTTGCGGAGTAATACTTTTAACCGCAAGCATACGGTTGCATCAATGCGTCCATTACAGTTTACCTGTATTTTGAGACTTAACAAAGGTCAATTATCTGAAAATGGTTTTCGTGATGAGGTAATCGAGCAAGTGAATGGTCTTACTTTAGAATACTTGGCGCATGATTCAGCATCTCTAGCTTTCAGTGATTTAGTAGTGCCAACAGTGTTATCACTGAAAAGCTACCTAAAAGCGTGTCGCAATGCGAATtattcaagaaaaataaaacaactgtTGGATAAAATACAGGAAAATGCTCGATACATAAATCAAGAACGACGAAAAATCACCTTTTCTCTCAATGAGATAGCTAAAGTGCAATCTTGGGAGTCGAAGGTGTACAACAAGGGAACACCATTAACTATTTACTATGAAAGTTGGCTGAAGACACATGAAACAAAGAAAAGACGTCAAGCTGCTCAAATTGACAACATCAATATCGATTATAATATTCCAAGCATAAAGCGTTTAAACAAGGATGGTGTAAAAATTAGGAATGGAAATGGTGAAGTCGAATTATTCCCATCAGAATCCGAAGAAGACGAACAGTTATTGATCGAAATAAATAAAGACACTAAAGGTATCAAGAAGAAAGGTAATCGGAAAAGTAAATTGGAAAATAGAGTTCAAAATCAAAAGGAGGAACCGGAATCTGCTATGCCACTAGAAGAATCGGAACATGAAGAAATGGTTGACATAGTAAAAGAGCTTGACATCGAAGATTGgtaa
- the LOC126752413 gene encoding NADH dehydrogenase [ubiquinone] 1 alpha subcomplex assembly factor 2, with amino-acid sequence MAPKTPSRDLIKIIINNFVNSLRPRQIKGNFIGEDYFGNKYYEIPANPSIGKRKPSRYFVPTDKEAFDQELTAEWEAWLRGRRNEPPTREELVRNLSIMEMKQRNAAELEATYGAKDDTGQLLPKEKETIGTFPKYNEYEIIPGKDPEKK; translated from the coding sequence ATGGCTCCAAAAACACCATCCCGCGatcttattaaaataataatcaataatTTCGTTAATTCCTTACGGCCTCGAcaaataaaaggaaattttataGGAGAAGATTATTTCGgtaataaatattatgaaattccTGCAAATCCATCAATAGGAAAGAGGAAGCCTTCTCGATATTTTGTACCGACAGACAAAGAAGCATTCGATCAAGAGCTTACAGCTGAGTGGGAAGCATGGCTACGTGGTCGGCGTAATGAACCTCCTACTCGTGAAGAATTAGTTAGGAATTTATCCATAATGGAAATGAAGCAACGAAATGCTGCAGAACTCGAAGCAACGTATGGAGCAAAAGATGATACAGGACAATTGTTGCCTAAGGAAAAGGAAACGATCGGCACATTCCCAAAGTATAACGAGTATGAAATCATACCAGGAAAAGacccagaaaaaaaataa